The following are encoded in a window of Solibacillus sp. FSL R7-0668 genomic DNA:
- a CDS encoding type I restriction endonuclease subunit R — MVELKEIRFEQDIESVLTGQGGWTSEKFQHCGYDASMGLDLDKLITFIQKTQPKQWERYEKIYKEDVLRKFLKRFNEEIQMHGLLHVLRHGIKDRGVSLKIAYFKPVSGLNYDVLARYEANQFTCVRQFAYSPNNHNTIDMVLMLNGIPIIALELKNQYTGQSVEHAKIQFRENRDPKELAFQLNTRFLVYFAVDHYEVFMTTKLAGRKTYFLPFNQGSNGAGNVGGKGNPVNAEGYPTAYLWEQVLHRDNVMDILQRFMNYDEAKKTLIFPRYHQLDVVRKLIADVKEKGSGENYLIQHSAGSGKSNSIAWLAYHLASIHNDEDTPIFASTIIVTDRTVLDRQLQKTIMSFDHTTGQVEIIDDRKTSQDLKNAINDGKKIIITTLQKFPVIYEEVDASNGRNFAVIVDEAHSSQTGNSAQKLKAALADKEVTLKEYQDIEEEIEMTTLDDQDELVKTLLAQGRHQNLSFFAFTATPKEKTIEMFGTKKMDGSFAPFHVYSMRQAIEEEFILDVLKNYMTYKTSYRIAKEIEDNPELPKTEAVRAIASYQSFHPWVLRQKTEVMIEQFRALTKKAIGGKAKAMVVTPSRLHAVRYMQEFKAYIAEQGYKDLDVLVAFSGTVRDDGVDYTEPSMNVTKDGERVKENQLKEVFNTEDFNLLIVAEKYQTGFDEPLLHTMFVDKKLSGVKAVQTLSRLNRTMQGKKDTFILDFVNSEEEILAAFQPFYEVTTLDNEININLIYDTQSKLRKYNIYNQDDIDQVMKLVKQAQNKQDERLLGRISSSFKPIIQRYNELAKDTQYEFRVTLRNFGKWYNYVSQLDRTFDMELLEENIFTNYLLKFIPKETREKIDVSDKVKLEYYKLQKDFEGEISLVAEQPGVLSNPKQINAGIKPPEERDSLEEIIHRVNERFPNDFTDADRVLLERLYKSFKQNPDLKLVNMAKNNSTEMFENNLFKDIFQDVILDHYAEDQAAFSKLVGAEDSYYKTVYSLIAKDLYKWFRAQI; from the coding sequence TTGGTTGAACTGAAGGAGATTCGCTTTGAACAAGATATTGAATCAGTTTTAACAGGCCAAGGTGGATGGACTAGTGAAAAGTTTCAGCACTGTGGCTATGATGCTAGTATGGGACTTGATTTAGATAAGTTAATTACCTTTATTCAAAAGACACAACCGAAGCAATGGGAACGTTATGAAAAGATTTATAAAGAAGATGTTCTTCGGAAATTTTTGAAGCGATTTAACGAAGAAATACAAATGCATGGATTACTACATGTATTACGTCATGGCATAAAAGATCGTGGCGTTTCATTAAAGATTGCGTATTTCAAACCTGTCTCTGGATTGAATTACGACGTATTAGCGAGATACGAAGCTAATCAGTTTACGTGTGTTCGCCAATTTGCATATAGCCCAAATAACCACAATACAATTGATATGGTATTGATGTTAAACGGGATTCCGATTATTGCGTTAGAATTAAAAAATCAATATACTGGTCAATCTGTTGAACATGCAAAAATTCAATTCCGAGAAAACCGTGATCCTAAAGAATTAGCTTTTCAGTTGAATACTCGTTTTTTAGTGTACTTTGCAGTGGATCATTATGAAGTATTTATGACAACGAAGTTAGCAGGTCGAAAAACATATTTTTTACCGTTTAATCAAGGTTCTAATGGTGCAGGCAATGTTGGCGGTAAAGGGAATCCAGTAAATGCAGAAGGATATCCTACAGCATATCTTTGGGAACAGGTGTTGCATCGCGATAATGTCATGGATATATTACAACGTTTCATGAATTATGATGAAGCGAAGAAAACACTTATATTCCCTCGTTATCATCAATTAGATGTTGTACGTAAGTTGATTGCAGATGTGAAGGAAAAGGGCAGTGGAGAAAACTATTTAATTCAACATAGTGCTGGGTCAGGCAAGTCCAACAGTATTGCATGGTTAGCATATCACCTTGCCTCGATTCATAATGATGAAGATACGCCAATTTTTGCCTCAACTATCATTGTGACAGACCGTACTGTATTAGATCGTCAGCTGCAAAAAACAATAATGAGTTTTGACCATACTACGGGACAAGTAGAAATTATTGACGATCGAAAGACCTCTCAAGATTTAAAAAATGCAATTAATGATGGTAAAAAAATTATTATTACGACATTGCAAAAGTTCCCGGTCATTTATGAAGAAGTAGATGCTTCTAATGGACGAAATTTTGCAGTCATTGTTGATGAAGCGCATTCGTCTCAAACGGGTAATAGCGCTCAAAAATTAAAAGCAGCCTTAGCTGATAAAGAAGTAACTCTAAAAGAATACCAAGATATTGAAGAAGAAATTGAAATGACAACGTTAGATGATCAGGATGAATTAGTGAAAACTTTATTAGCACAAGGACGTCATCAGAATTTAAGCTTCTTTGCGTTTACAGCTACACCAAAAGAAAAAACAATCGAAATGTTTGGCACGAAGAAAATGGATGGCAGTTTTGCACCTTTCCACGTTTACAGTATGCGTCAAGCAATTGAAGAAGAATTTATTTTAGATGTATTGAAAAACTATATGACGTACAAAACCTCATACCGAATTGCAAAAGAAATTGAGGATAATCCAGAACTTCCGAAAACAGAAGCTGTTCGTGCTATTGCTAGCTATCAATCATTCCATCCGTGGGTGTTACGACAAAAAACAGAAGTGATGATTGAACAGTTCCGTGCATTAACGAAGAAGGCAATTGGTGGCAAAGCAAAAGCAATGGTTGTCACACCTTCTCGTTTACATGCTGTACGATATATGCAGGAGTTTAAGGCATATATAGCAGAACAGGGATATAAAGACTTAGATGTGCTAGTAGCATTTTCTGGTACTGTACGTGATGATGGGGTAGATTATACAGAACCATCGATGAATGTGACAAAAGACGGTGAGCGAGTAAAGGAAAATCAATTAAAAGAAGTATTTAATACTGAAGATTTCAATCTTTTAATCGTTGCAGAGAAGTACCAAACAGGATTTGATGAGCCGTTATTGCATACTATGTTTGTCGATAAGAAGCTGAGTGGTGTCAAGGCAGTACAAACATTATCACGACTTAATCGTACAATGCAAGGTAAAAAGGATACGTTTATTTTAGATTTTGTAAATTCAGAAGAAGAAATTTTGGCAGCTTTCCAACCCTTTTATGAAGTAACCACTCTAGATAATGAGATTAACATTAATCTTATTTATGATACACAGAGTAAGCTACGTAAATATAATATTTACAATCAGGATGATATTGATCAAGTGATGAAGCTAGTTAAGCAAGCACAAAATAAGCAAGATGAACGTCTGTTAGGGCGCATCTCAAGCTCATTTAAGCCAATCATTCAGCGTTATAACGAACTTGCTAAGGATACGCAATATGAATTCCGAGTGACGTTACGTAATTTTGGGAAATGGTATAACTATGTTTCGCAATTAGACCGTACCTTTGATATGGAATTATTAGAGGAAAATATTTTTACGAACTATTTACTGAAATTCATTCCAAAAGAGACGCGTGAAAAAATCGATGTATCGGATAAAGTGAAATTGGAATATTACAAGCTGCAAAAGGATTTTGAAGGAGAAATCTCACTTGTAGCTGAACAGCCAGGTGTATTAAGTAATCCAAAGCAAATTAATGCTGGGATTAAGCCACCAGAAGAGCGTGATTCATTAGAAGAAATTATACATCGTGTAAACGAACGTTTCCCAAATGATTTTACAGACGCTGACCGAGTGTTACTTGAAAGGCTTTATAAATCATTTAAGCAGAACCCGGATTTAAAATTAGTTAATATGGCCAAAAATAATAGCACGGAAATGTTTGAGAATAATTTGTTTAAGGATATTTTCCAGGATGTGATACTTGACCATTATGCAGAAGACCAAGCTGCATTTAGTAAACTAGTAGGAGCAGAGGATAGTTATTATAAAACTGTGTATTCTTTAATTGCAAAAGATTTATATAAATGGTTTCGAGCGCAAATCTAA
- a CDS encoding AAA family ATPase, with the protein MIYEVFNGPKSEFEKRLPTEKILTLSSLVRIISPKEEFVPEVEANYEALVIFSDEYSGVADFFIEGFLTYSSLYAKILGYEKIIMQNPPAKVKQQLASIKESKFVQIHNYSYSNLKKRHLKKIKEDFEKIIFGQPKVKRELLASLYSLTNKGTHKPTVIMLYGPSSVGKTETAKLINSIINPTGQLFRKQLSMFHNEKFMNYIFGDKSNSFAKDLLDRETNIILLDEFDKAHPMFYSAFYQLFDEGIYTDKYYEVCLENTIIFCTSNYLDEKEIRKSLGDPIYSRFDHFISFNELEKEAKLSIIESIYDEEIKKFSKIDQVLIQEKNIKEKLKEKVDSMRNAREIRKVMVQTMSYVLIENL; encoded by the coding sequence TTGATATATGAAGTATTTAATGGTCCTAAAAGTGAATTTGAAAAAAGATTACCTACTGAAAAAATCTTGACATTATCTAGCCTAGTAAGAATTATTAGCCCTAAAGAAGAATTTGTTCCCGAAGTTGAAGCTAATTATGAAGCATTAGTAATATTTTCTGATGAATATTCAGGTGTTGCAGATTTTTTTATTGAAGGTTTTTTAACATATAGCTCTTTATATGCAAAAATTTTGGGTTATGAAAAAATAATCATGCAAAATCCTCCAGCGAAAGTTAAGCAACAACTAGCGAGTATTAAGGAGTCAAAATTCGTTCAAATCCATAATTATAGCTATTCTAATCTAAAAAAACGTCATTTAAAAAAGATAAAAGAAGACTTCGAAAAAATAATATTCGGACAACCTAAAGTGAAAAGGGAGCTATTGGCCTCGTTATATAGCCTTACCAATAAAGGTACTCATAAACCTACCGTAATTATGCTATATGGACCTTCTAGTGTAGGTAAAACTGAAACAGCGAAATTAATAAATTCTATTATAAATCCTACTGGGCAATTATTTCGTAAACAACTTTCAATGTTTCACAACGAAAAATTTATGAATTATATTTTTGGGGATAAAAGTAATTCATTTGCCAAAGATTTATTAGATAGGGAAACAAATATAATTTTATTAGACGAATTTGATAAAGCGCACCCCATGTTCTACAGCGCATTTTATCAATTGTTTGATGAAGGGATTTATACAGACAAATATTATGAAGTTTGTTTAGAAAATACTATAATATTCTGTACTTCAAATTATTTAGACGAGAAGGAAATTCGGAAAAGTTTAGGGGATCCTATTTATTCGAGATTTGATCATTTTATTAGTTTTAACGAACTTGAAAAAGAGGCGAAATTGTCCATAATCGAGAGTATATATGATGAAGAAATAAAGAAGTTCAGTAAGATTGATCAAGTATTAATACAAGAGAAAAACATCAAAGAAAAGTTGAAGGAAAAAGTGGATTCAATGAGAAATGCAAGGGAAATAAGAAAAGTAATGGTTCAGACTATGTCGTATGTTTTAATAGAAAATTTGTAG
- a CDS encoding DUF6414 family protein codes for MQKIIYFDEGSATDILQIEYGGELISIDEEKGIVHFGGSVELVGEAGGKINLFTAIKAAFNTKINTNASKTSDSLVTKTISNTILSDFYNLRHALIDSKKINCFENFKVSPIKNSFSFMKMYTPYMKIIKEDSPLMADMRDFDIHNFDEILLSAKGYYELLAYNGEIKAIFRFNINAFKNAYSLMDLPRMGLNYYAIEVGAASEKELDIQNEMDVNRQSVRISAADVLEDEEYSGYQNEPILKIYDVILAGVEVRGN; via the coding sequence ATGCAAAAAATTATATATTTTGATGAGGGTTCCGCAACAGACATTCTACAAATCGAGTATGGTGGAGAATTAATTTCAATAGATGAAGAAAAGGGCATTGTACATTTTGGTGGAAGTGTTGAGTTAGTAGGTGAAGCAGGTGGGAAAATAAATCTATTCACGGCTATTAAGGCTGCTTTTAATACTAAGATAAATACAAATGCTTCAAAGACAAGTGACTCATTAGTTACTAAAACTATATCTAATACAATTTTATCTGATTTTTATAATTTAAGACATGCACTTATAGATTCGAAAAAAATTAATTGTTTTGAAAATTTTAAGGTGAGTCCAATTAAAAATTCATTTTCATTTATGAAAATGTACACCCCTTATATGAAAATTATTAAAGAAGATTCCCCGTTAATGGCAGATATGCGTGATTTTGATATACATAATTTCGATGAAATATTACTAAGCGCAAAAGGCTATTATGAGTTATTAGCATATAACGGAGAAATTAAAGCCATATTCAGGTTTAATATTAATGCTTTTAAAAACGCGTATAGTTTGATGGACTTACCGAGAATGGGCCTCAATTATTACGCAATCGAGGTAGGAGCAGCTTCTGAAAAAGAATTAGATATTCAAAATGAAATGGACGTTAATCGACAAAGTGTTCGGATTTCAGCAGCAGATGTACTTGAAGATGAAGAATATAGCGGTTATCAGAATGAGCCAATATTAAAAATATATGATGTGATTCTCGCAGGCGTAGAGGTGAGAGGGAATTGA
- a CDS encoding restriction endonuclease subunit S — translation MTRLMKDSGVKWIGEIPINWQVKKVKHNFFRKKGKPNSENFDILTLARSGIKIRDISTGEGQIAADYSNYNPVAPGDILINPMDLVSGDNSNISEVCGVISPAYVNLQANKDTNPYFYNYYFKLQYWLGSFFTHGKGVSYENRWTLNDETIKNFPIVYPSKEEQEKIVQFLNEKLNRISKLIKDTQQSIEELKKYKETLITEVVTKGLDKNGEMKDSGIEWMGYIPVKWSVLKFGNVINIKSNLVNPNDFPNFQQVSPDDIEKDTAKLIKFKTVKESGVSSSNYYFYKGQILYSKIRPKLNKVVIAPFDGLCSADMYPIDTTENSEFIIYLMMSYYFKHQVSMITADRVKMPKINREELSNLIIVLPNRFEQNQIVSYLNDKLSGINIIINDKEKVIQELEQYKKSLIYEYVTGKKEV, via the coding sequence TTGACTAGACTAATGAAAGACTCAGGTGTCAAGTGGATTGGTGAAATACCAATTAATTGGCAAGTGAAAAAGGTTAAGCATAATTTCTTTAGAAAAAAAGGAAAACCTAACAGTGAAAATTTCGATATATTAACTTTAGCTAGAAGTGGAATTAAAATTAGGGATATTTCGACAGGGGAAGGACAAATTGCTGCTGATTATTCAAATTATAATCCAGTTGCACCAGGTGACATTTTAATTAACCCTATGGATTTAGTTAGTGGTGACAATTCTAATATATCAGAAGTTTGTGGTGTTATTAGTCCTGCATATGTAAATCTTCAAGCTAATAAAGATACAAATCCTTATTTTTATAATTATTATTTTAAATTACAATATTGGCTAGGATCTTTTTTTACACATGGTAAAGGAGTTTCTTATGAAAATAGATGGACTTTAAACGATGAAACGATAAAAAATTTTCCAATAGTTTATCCATCTAAAGAAGAACAAGAAAAAATTGTTCAGTTTTTAAATGAAAAATTGAATCGTATTTCTAAATTAATAAAAGACACCCAACAATCCATCGAAGAATTAAAAAAATACAAGGAAACGTTAATTACAGAAGTAGTAACAAAAGGGTTAGATAAAAATGGTGAGATGAAGGACAGTGGGATTGAGTGGATGGGATATATACCTGTTAAATGGAGCGTTTTGAAATTTGGTAATGTTATAAATATAAAATCCAATCTAGTGAATCCTAATGATTTTCCTAATTTTCAACAAGTTTCTCCAGATGATATAGAAAAAGATACAGCCAAATTAATAAAATTTAAAACCGTTAAAGAGTCCGGAGTTTCTAGTAGTAATTATTATTTTTATAAGGGGCAAATTTTATATTCTAAAATTCGTCCAAAACTTAATAAAGTCGTAATTGCACCTTTTGATGGTCTTTGTAGCGCTGATATGTATCCAATTGATACAACAGAAAATAGTGAATTTATTATTTACTTAATGATGTCATATTATTTTAAACATCAAGTTAGTATGATTACAGCAGATAGGGTTAAAATGCCAAAAATAAACAGAGAGGAATTGTCAAATCTAATTATTGTGTTACCAAATCGATTTGAACAAAATCAAATTGTAAGTTATTTGAATGATAAATTGAGTGGTATTAACATCATTATTAATGATAAGGAAAAAGTAATTCAAGAATTAGAGCAATATAAAAAATCTTTAATTTACGAATACGTAACAGGCAAAAAAGAAGTCTAG
- a CDS encoding type I restriction-modification system subunit M — protein sequence MSELNRNQQTTQNVQKQANLIWNVADILRGLYKPHEYGKVILPMTVIKRLHDTLMPSREKVWAAVEQCKNMNDAMQKRMLEKAAGYSFYNTSEYTFDKLLADPANIEENFRKYLNGFSDNMQDILANFKFDIEITTMAENDALYHVIQEFNKKDSYLGPDKVTSTDMGYIFEELVRKFSESYNEEAGAHFTSRDVIYLMTDLLLVEDQSTLTGQDVVKTVYDQTMGTSQMLSAMMERIHDFNSHAEVVTFGQELNPETYAIAKADTMIRGGNPDNMALGSTLSNDQFEGYTFDYCISNPPFGIDWKKDKQKVEEEHQKGENGRFGVGLPKISDGQLLFQLNGLSKLKETGRMAIVHNGSALFSGNAGGGESAIRQYVIENDWLEAIVQLPTDLFYNTGISTYVWILTKNKSAQRQGKVQLLDASKMFIKRRKNIGNKRVDIDGKCRDVIVQAYGEFDNKEYIVGDKVVESKIFDNADFGFTKVTIESSQRDEQGNIILKKGKPVADTSLRDTEDIPLKEDIQDYFEREVLPFNPDAWIDRSKDKMGYEIPFTRLFYKYSAPEPSEAIAERIKKLEESIVANFEALSGKDVSNVD from the coding sequence ATGAGTGAATTAAACAGAAATCAACAGACAACGCAAAATGTCCAAAAACAAGCCAATTTAATTTGGAACGTAGCGGATATTTTAAGAGGGTTATACAAGCCTCACGAATATGGAAAAGTGATTCTTCCTATGACCGTTATAAAGCGTTTACACGACACGCTAATGCCTTCGCGTGAAAAAGTATGGGCAGCTGTAGAACAATGCAAAAATATGAATGATGCGATGCAAAAACGTATGTTAGAAAAAGCTGCGGGTTATTCTTTTTACAACACAAGTGAATATACTTTTGATAAATTACTTGCAGATCCTGCAAATATCGAAGAAAACTTCCGAAAATACTTAAATGGTTTTTCTGATAACATGCAGGATATTTTAGCGAACTTTAAATTTGATATTGAGATAACAACGATGGCAGAGAACGATGCTTTATACCATGTCATTCAAGAGTTTAATAAAAAAGATTCGTACTTAGGACCAGATAAAGTAACGAGTACGGATATGGGGTATATTTTCGAAGAACTTGTTCGAAAATTTTCGGAAAGCTATAACGAAGAAGCTGGGGCGCACTTTACGAGCCGTGATGTCATTTATTTAATGACGGATTTATTGTTAGTTGAAGATCAAAGTACATTAACAGGTCAAGATGTTGTAAAAACAGTGTATGACCAAACGATGGGGACGTCTCAAATGCTGTCAGCTATGATGGAGCGTATTCATGATTTCAATAGTCATGCGGAAGTTGTAACTTTTGGACAAGAGTTAAATCCTGAAACGTATGCTATAGCAAAAGCCGATACAATGATTCGTGGTGGTAATCCAGACAACATGGCATTAGGTAGTACATTATCTAACGACCAATTTGAAGGCTACACGTTTGATTACTGCATTTCTAACCCACCTTTTGGTATTGATTGGAAAAAAGACAAGCAAAAGGTAGAGGAAGAACATCAAAAAGGTGAAAACGGTCGCTTTGGTGTTGGCTTGCCTAAAATTAGCGATGGTCAATTATTATTCCAATTAAATGGACTTTCTAAATTAAAAGAAACAGGACGCATGGCGATTGTACACAACGGTTCAGCATTGTTCTCAGGTAATGCAGGTGGTGGCGAGAGTGCAATTAGACAATATGTGATTGAAAATGATTGGCTAGAAGCAATCGTTCAACTCCCAACGGATTTATTCTATAACACAGGAATTTCTACGTATGTCTGGATTTTAACAAAAAATAAATCAGCACAAAGACAAGGCAAAGTTCAACTACTTGACGCATCAAAAATGTTTATAAAACGCCGTAAAAATATAGGGAATAAACGAGTTGATATTGATGGGAAATGCCGTGATGTTATTGTACAAGCGTATGGTGAGTTTGATAATAAAGAATATATCGTAGGCGATAAAGTAGTAGAATCAAAAATCTTTGATAATGCTGATTTTGGCTTTACAAAAGTGACAATCGAAAGCTCTCAACGCGATGAACAAGGCAATATCATATTAAAAAAAGGCAAACCAGTAGCAGATACAAGCTTACGTGATACAGAAGACATTCCGTTAAAAGAAGACATCCAGGATTACTTTGAACGAGAAGTATTGCCGTTTAATCCAGATGCATGGATAGATCGTAGCAAAGACAAAATGGGTTACGAAATACCATTTACACGACTATTCTACAAATACTCAGCACCAGAACCGTCAGAAGCAATTGCAGAACGAATCAAAAAACTTGAGGAATCTATCGTAGCAAACTTCGAAGCATTATCAGGCAAGGATGTGAGTAACGTTGACTAG